A part of Rhodamnia argentea isolate NSW1041297 chromosome 8, ASM2092103v1, whole genome shotgun sequence genomic DNA contains:
- the LOC115741364 gene encoding LOW QUALITY PROTEIN: protein LOW PHOTOSYNTHETIC EFFICIENCY 1, chloroplastic-like (The sequence of the model RefSeq protein was modified relative to this genomic sequence to represent the inferred CDS: inserted 2 bases in 1 codon), which produces MQTLGVCSWKGDTFGCTLSDAFCDKSSRKRRFLGNLVGFGRVSGLWIDLNDSSSDRSGVCSGNSRYDLGVTLFCGYTGTRVFRKPKKCCFGASFALAWALEQQAIGSEFSDGNSNKIDGELRETKISKSDSFCIDGVSGTEDNSDEEEKVVDGENDGEVGEEDCPRVDVRSLARSLKLGKTADDVEEVLKDKGLLPLQVFSSMIRGFGKERRIDPALAVMEWLKRKKEETNGAIYPNLFICNSILGAIKQSKQFGEMDRVLDYMASEGVVPNVVTYNTLMTIYLEQGRTIEALNVLEEIRRVGLVPSAVSYSTALLAYRRMEDGIGALRFFAEFRENYLRGEMGKDDDEDWEKEFVKLENFTVRVCYQVMRRWLAKQENLSEKVMKLLSDMDKAGLRPGRAEHERLIWACTREDHYVVAKELYKRIRERHLEISLSVCNHLIWLMGKAKRWWAALEIYEDLLDNGPKPNNMSYELIMSHFNILLTAARRKGVWRWGVRLINKMEDKGLKPGSREWNAVLVACSKASEASTAIQIFKRMVEKGEKPTIISYGALLSALEKGKLYEEALKVWDHMIKVGIEPNLYAYTIMASIFTGQGKFKMVDAVIKEMSSLGINPTVVTYNAIISGCARNGMGSAAYEWFHRMKVQNVPPNEVTYEMLIEALARDGKPRLAYELYLRARNEGLNLSTKAYDVVVWSSQVYGATVDLSVLGPRPPKKPKXFEFPKTIAELCDEADSVRGEPCSIGRKLTRDSLKKPRPVRAASTTRAGIDIASRRSKDPEFIPDLGYFMDRCASQESSLDSSSDSPSEVPKFTMLGP; this is translated from the exons GATTCATCCTCTGATAGAAGTGGAGTCTGTTCTGGGAATTCAAGATATGACTTGGGAGTGACATTGTTCTGTGGCTACACTGGCACCAGAGTCTTTCGCAAGCCTAAGAAATGCTGTTTTGGCGCCTCATTTGCATTGGCTTGGGCATTGGAGCAACAAGCAATTGGGAGTGAATTCAGTGATGGGAATTCAAATAAAATTGATGGTGAGCTTCGAGAAACCAAGATTTCAAAATCTGATAGCTTTTGCATTGATGGAGTGAGTGGCACTGAAGATAACAGTGATGAGGAAGAGAAGGTTGTTGATGGCGAAAATGACGGAGAAGTTGGGGAAGAAGATTGCCCAAGGGTGGATGTTCGCTCTTTGGCCCGGAGCTTGAAGCTTGGAAAAACTGCAGACGATGTGGAGGAGGTCCTCAAGGACAAGGGTCTATTGCCCCTTCAGGTGTTCTCTTCCATGATTAGAGGCTTcgggaaagagagaagaattgATCCTGCGTTGGCTGTTATGGAGTGGCttaagaggaagaaggaagagactAATGGTGCGATATATCCGAACCTCTTCATCTGTAATAGCATTTTGGGTGCTATAAAGCAGTCTAAACAGTTTGGCGAGATGGATAGGGTCCTGGACTATATGGCCAGCGAAGGTGTGGTTCCGAATGTCGTGACATATAACACTCTGATGACAATTTATTTGGAGCAAGGGCGAACTATTGAGGCCCTCAATGTTCTTGAGGAGATCCGAAGAGTCGGTCTCGTTCCCTCTGCAGTATCCTATTCCACTGCCTTGTTGGCTTatagaagaatggaagatggAATTGGGGCTTTGAGGTTCTTCGCtgaatttagggaaaattatttGAGGGGTGAGATGGGAAAAGACGACGACGAGGATTGGGAGAAAGAATTTGTCAAGCTTGAGAATTTCACAGTTCGAGTTTGCTATCAAGTGATGAGGAGGTGGCTCGCGAAACAAGAAAACTTGAGTGAGAAAGTAATGAAGCTTCTTTCGGATATGGACAAGGCCGGGCTTCGGCCTGGTCGGGCAGAGCACGAGCGCCTCATATGGGCTTGTACTCGTGAAGACCATTATGTTGTTGCAAAGGAATTATACAAGAGAATAAGAGAGAGGCATTTGGAGATCAGCCTATCTGTGtgcaatcacttgatttggctgATGGGGAAGGCTAAGAGATGGTGGGCAGCTCTGGAGATTTATGAGGATTTGTTGGACAATGGACCAAAGCCAAATAACATGTCTTATGAATTGATCATGTCTCATTTTAACATCTTATTAACCGCTGCTAGAAGAAAAGGGGTTTGGAGATGGGGCGTTAGGTTGATCAACAAAATGGAAGACAAGGGGCTTAAACCTGGAAGCAGGGAATGGAACGCAGTACTTGTTGCCTGTTCCAAGGCATCGGAAGCTAGTACTGCCATACAGATTTTTAAAAGGATGGTGGAGAAAGGAGAGAAACCGACGATCATCTCCTATGGGGCATTGCTTAGTGCGCTCGAGAAAGGGAAGCTCTACGAAGAGGCCCTCAAGGTGTGGGACCACATGATCAAGGTTGGCATCGAGCCAAACTTATATGCATACACGATCATGGCTTCTATATTCACGGGACAGGGAAAGTTCAAGATGGTGGATGCTGTAATTAAGGAGATGAGTTCATTGGGGATCAATCCGACCGTCGTGACATATAACGCGATTATAAGCGGATGTGCACGGAACGGCATGGGAAGTGCAGCGTACGAATGGTTTCACCGAATGAAAGTGCAGAATGTACCTCCGAACGAGGTCACTTACGAGATGTTGATAGAGGCACTAGCAAGAGATGGAAAACCGAGGCTAGCATATGAATTGTACTTGAGGGCTCGCAACGAGGGGCTGAATCTCTCTACGAAAGCTTACGATGTGGTCGTATGGTCATCTCAGGTTTATGGGGCTACTGTAGATTTGAGCGTTCTAGGACCTCGGCCTCCTAAGAAGCCGAA CTTCGAGTTTCCGAAAACTATAGCTGAGTTATGTGATGAAGCTGACTCTGTGAGAGGCGAACCCTGTTCAATTGGAAGGAAACTTACACGTGACTCACTGAAGAAACCAAGACCTGTTCGGGCTGCCTCAACAACGAGGGCAGGTATAGACATTGCCTCCAGGAGGAGCAAAGACCCTGAGTTCATTCCTGATCTTGGATATTTCATGGACCGGTGTGCTAGTCAGGAGAGTTCGTTGGACTCAAGTAGCGACTCCCCGTCCGAGGTCCCGAAGTTCACCATGCTTG GTCCCTGA